From the genome of Setaria viridis chromosome 1, Setaria_viridis_v4.0, whole genome shotgun sequence:
AACCAAATTATCTGTAAAGTGTCAATTACTATTCGTATATAGACTATTTTCTTAATGATACCTCCCATTCAGTTTAGCGTCTTTCTGGCCCTAGGGCCTAGGCAATTCTCTGCTTTTTCAAATGTTTCTATTTTGCCCTGCATTGCATATACATATCACACTAGGAATGCTCAATTTAATAGGAACCTTTATATATTATAAGCAGTCAATCAACACCTAATTCAATGTTAAATGCAAAACCGCAAACTCTTGCTATGTGGAAAGCAGGATGCTCATACATGAGGAGCAAATTGTATGTGCTGACACAGTACTGGATATAATTGTCATTTTCATTAGAACGATGAGAAATTGGGTACCTATCCTAGCCGCCTTCCAGAAGAAACCACGGAACCTGTGAACAAGAAACATGTAGGATGAATAGTGAAAAGTAGATCATCTGGAGTAGAAAGTACAAGCTATGAAGTTCAGGCCAACATACAAAACAAGAATTGTATTCAACAATACAGAATTTCTGCATATGAAAATGTCAATGAACATGTTTGTGAGCtaaaaggcaaaaaaaatgtCGTTGAATATTTTTATGGCATTAACTTGCCTCTGTTACGGCAGAGAGATGGGGTAAGAAGGTGGTACAAGGTTGAAAAGATGGGACATGCTGTATTTAGTTAGATGGGAGCACCACCGTTCAGCAATGCTTACATTAGCTGTTATATGCTATTCTTTGATTGCAACATCATATATTACTAAATGCGTACATTGGAATGAAATTGACTGAGAAGTCAAATATCATGAATCACATTATTATACTTGATAGACAGATTCCTCATAACATTATGCTGATAAATTTATCACTTTAAGAATTCCAAACAGTCACCAAAACAGTAATGGCACTagatttttttccatttctttttgCAATTGGATATTATCCTTTTCTACATCTCATGATAAGAACAACCTACCTTTGGTATTCCCATTATTATGAATTAAAATTTCAAATTCCTGTAATAGGGACagttactatgcatatgagttaAATATAAGAGAAACAAATGCTGTGGTACCTATTTACCTGAAAAGGGGATGTATGGATAACAGGATGATGGCAGGAATTATTTAGAATTTGAATCCAATCCTAAGGATAAAAAACCCCATCCAAACAGTCTGTAAAGAAAATTTCTCAAACGAAAGCACCAAAAAGGATCTAAAAACCACCGGGCCAGCGGACTAGCATACAGGTTGGATTCATTACTCTCATAGCCCAAAATCGATCCTACCCTTTTCCCTCTCTGAGTCCCATCATTTGATCTACTCAATTGACAGTTAAGAATTATTAATGTCCCATTAACAAGATAGTAAGATACACATATGTTTAACCTATAATGCAGggatgaaaaaaaacaaagtcTGAGAAGTATATAAGCAAACATGTGCACAGTCAATTTTGAGATTGAAGaggaaaaaagaaggaaaaagtccaaattactcccttcaagtATAGCGAAAGTCCAGATAACCCCTAAACtatgttttggttcaatttaccccctaaactatactatttggttcaacttaccccataatgcaatttgtcatttttgtttctccatgtacaagttgaattttaatttgagactttgcaggatggtagtggacatcataatctatatttaaaaaatattgtacgaatttttcatcattagtttttatataattttgtatctcaaggataaattttattattaaatatcctaccctatcaaaataatgataaaaagttcatgatatatttttttaacatgtcttatgatgtctgctatcatcttgcaaaatttgaacttaaaactccacttgtgcatggagaaacaaaaaagacaaattgtgttaaggggtaaattgaactaaaTGGCATAATTTAGGGGGTAAACTGAATCAAGAAATACTTTGGGGGTTATCCAGACTTTAgttatacttgaggggagtaatttggactttttccaaAAAAGAATGTATGAGTATGAAGGGGAGGGGCAAGACGATGGCGCACCCTGTCCGGCGGatgaggagggaggggaagtGCATCTTCAGGTAGGTGCAGGTGCagatcagcagcagcaccaccgtCACGAACGAGTGGAAGTTGAACAGCGCCGACTGCATCCACCAACAACACCGCCGCCGCAGACACCATGCGTAAAAGTAAGAACAGGACTAAGGAATCCAAAAGCAGGTAAGGCTCAGATGGAGAAAGAGGTTCGGTAGCGTTACCATGGGTGTCCCGCGAAGAGATCGAAGCGGACGCCGAAAGGGGGTAGTGGAGGCTCAGGCGGAATACGCGGTTGCGGCGGCGGTCGCACCTCGGCGGGGACAAGGAACGGAGCAAGGAAAGCGGCGTTCGCGGAATTattttctccctttcttctgTTCGGGCGTGCTTTTCTTGGAATCTAGTAGAACTCTACTAGATCGGACGGTCGGAATCGTGCCTCTGTGTTGGCATTCTGGCACTGGCtctgcttttttttaaaaaaaaaatctgaaacgAAAGAGCATTAAGAAAAACTAAAAAGGGAAACACCTCACCGTCAATGGTTAACTCATGTGCATCTTAAATTTGTTAACTTTTATGTTGTATATCTAACCTGACTCTTTTCGGCCTAAAGCATGGCAATTAAGAAGAATAATCTAAAAATAATGTGATGATAACACAATAAAGTGGGAGCGAAAATGTTAAATATAAGTAATTTGCAGATAGTTTTCTGTTTAGCTTAAATTTTTGGGTAGAACTATTGATGCATACCTTGTCTCAGGATCATATGTCTTGAGTTTGAACCTCCATGAGCATAAATAAATAGTTACATCATACTCAAATTTCCACATTTCAACACTGAGAGAAGGCTGAGTGCGATCTTGGATTAGGATCGTTCAGCtatactccctctatcctaGAAAAACAAATCGTTCTTTGatttaaaaaattatttaaaaaataaatcattATACTGAATTTGACATGTAGCACTAAATAAAATAGTAAAAAATAAGGACAATCGAGGTCATTTTACCTCGTAGAATTCCACATCCGGTCAAAAAaacgtaaaagaaaaaaattgctccacATACAGCAATAAGCAACCATGCACCGTGATTGGAAACCACAGGATCCAATTACGAGCCGCCATTTCGCAAGAGTTCAATCATTCTGCCGTTCGTTGATCGAGCTGGCTCACAAAAGGAAATCAGATTTAGGATgtttaaaataaaaaggaaacaattgcTCCGCATCCGTCTCGCGATAGTTGTATGCAAATCAAACACTGATTATTTCCGTTCACAGTTCACACCATCTCGTCATTCCAACATGCTGATTGCTGTGTAGTAGGGTAAAGAAGTTCGTTAGCAAGCTGagggggaaaagagaaagaattCCACAGGGGTAATGATAAAAGCAGAAATAAGATTCATCCAGCGCTTAAGTTCCCACCATCTCATGGTTTTGCATATTCAGAATCCAATCATTCAATCAAAACAACTTTACATGATCACATCCACCAGTTGAATCAGTAAGCAGGACATGCTAAGCTGATCAGTAAGCAGAAATCAGTTCCACTGAAAGTTCAGTAACCGACCCTTGTCTTTTGCTCCTAGTTCCATAAGATTATGATTTCTCTCACGCCTCGAGAGCAACTCAGCAGAGTTTAGTCATGTTTGTCCTATCAACAAATGATGAATGCAATAATGCGGTtactttttcttccttccctttgACGGCTTGAATGGGGCTGTAGATGAAGAACTGGTAGAAGGTTCCTGCTTCCTAGTCCTCCCAAGGTGCTTAGGAACCAACTCTGCAACCTGGAGCATCAGCTGCTTCTCTGCAATGCAGGTGAGTGAGATGGCTTACATACCACAACCATCATTATAAATACCAAAGATAACCTTTTCCTGTCAGGTACAAGTATATTTCATACATCAGAACCTCATAAACATCAAGCTAATTAGACTAAAGTGTGGCAATTTTTGCTCACACCCTAGTCAAACAAAAATTTGTACTGCTATTCCTCTTCTTTCAATTCATACTAGCCTGTTGAAATACAAGCCAGGCTACTGATCCACAACAATTTATCGAGACAAGAATGTTCTGTTTCGTGGTTAATTTCACCATGTTTAGTGCAGAAAGCCTGTATAGCACAGTACTCAATCCATTACAAGCTAGCATTAATGGTCCAAAGTCCTAAAGTAATCAGACTAGTGGTTAGACAAATTTCTTTTTATAATAAAGGGAAATTTGGGTAAGCATGACATACTGGCAAACAACCTCATATACTTAATATTCATTGTGCTGGGAGTGTTCAGATGGTCCAACAACTCTCACAAAGTAAGTACAGATATATGTCCTGCCATAACAAACATCATGAACTTAGCTAAAATTGTCGAGATCAAAAATAAAGCTAGTAAAAATAGCTTAATTTGAAAGCTagtaaaaaatgttgaacaaaTTAAATGTACTTCTTCAAAGAAACTGAAAGGCAAACAAGTAGACTTCGCACAAATCTATATGAATGATTTGATGATGTAGTAGCACTAGATTGAGCGTACTTCCAGacaaacagaaagaaaataaCTAAGCCACTTCACAGAAATCAGAAATCAGACAGTGTTCTTAAGGCGTTGCCTGGGCAATAAAGAGTACTCAAGGCACCACAGGACACCTTGTCGCCTTAAGAACcatgatttttgttttcttcctgCGAAACATTCCATTGCTACCTTTCCTATCCCATCTATCTagcactacaaggttttgtcactaatatcacggttttttttttgcaacagacGATTTTCGTTGCAATAAGGGTTATTACGACAATAGTCCTTGTTGGTTGTAATAGGGTGCCATATTGCTACCATTTTTGTAGCGTTGCGATTACAATTTTAATGGTTGTAATAGGTACGCTATATCGCAACGAATAtatgttggttgtaattgcggCGACGTTATAACACGTTGTGATAAGTACTATCGtgcgttgcaaaagagtcttagatatagcaacgaaccCGGTGTTGTTACAAAAGATATCTTGGTTATTACAACGAAAATAGTgtggttgcaaaagaaatcttggttattgcaATGAAAATAtacaatgttgcaaatgagtcttagatagtgcaacgctaatatgaatcgttgcaactagtattagatatagcaacaaaaatggtattgttgcaaaaaaaatcttGGTTATAACAACAAATACTCGAATTGTTGCTAGAGAGaaggtgctattgcaataatatatagtcgttGCAATGTAGGGGAACATatggttgcaatagatgagtttgtgggtgccgcCAGCTTGGTTATGTTGGTGGGTCTTTATTGTGACCCACACATAtggcaggcctttctttcaTGAGCTGAGAGGCCTAATCCGGATCTATCTCCTAGCGTCGCTTCCCCTCCTCCTTTGCAcgactcctccccttcttcacgTGATGCTGCCTTGGTCGCGCGATCACCGCCTGCCGTGGTCTTCCCTAGCGCACGAGTTGCTgagtgccaaggaagagtccccttgttagtcctccatGATCTCGttgcctcccctccttcttcgcacAACTCCTTCCCTTCTTCGTGTGATGCTGCCTTCATCGTGCAATCGCCGCCTGCCGTCGTCTTCCCTAGCACGCGAGTTGtcgagtgccaaggaagagtccccttgttagtcctccacaATCTCTCGACGTGGGACGCCACGGGCATTGTCCGATTCCatcctctcaatgcaaggtataaaatcgatccagacctatcgcaattaatgtgcatgctgataaacttgagttattcaattagtatatatattcattcagtatttataatatttgttgatagtAATAATACCGATGGAGGAATCTATATTTTATGCATGTTATTTAGGAGTTGTATAGTAGTACAAACCTGTGCTTAAATTATTAGTTGGattttttgcaatatggcacatgatcatgaggatcgtagttggatggaattgtcaCATACAGATGCTGCATGGCAAAATggagttgctaaattcattgaagatacctttgatgGCACCTTTCCAGGAGAAACTGTACCCTGTCCATGTAGAGGATGTCGTCGcatggcatatcaaaataaagaagttgttgagttgcacttgaatacCAGAGGGTTTGATCCGTATTACGAAAAACAACATCATACTAGCAGATCTGCTAAACGTATTGTTGTGGACGATGATGATCAGGACGTTTGTGAAGGTGAAGAAtgtgatcatgatgatggcaTCTCATCCACTATACTGCTTTCATCgctaattagtggtgccatacatggtgaaattagaggtgGTAATATTGAGGAGCCAAATGAGTCAGCAAGAAATTTTTTAACTTAATggaagaagctaggaaagaactGTACCCAGGTTGCAAGGAAGCTATCCAAATATATTTTATTGTGAGGCTATATCAGATTAAGTGAATGTTCGATATTAGCAACAATACTCTAGAGCAAGTACTGTTCTGCCATGTGCTCCCCAAGGACCATTGTATCTCAGATACCTTGGACAAAGTTCAAAATGTAGTTCAAGATCTTGGcttggactaccaaaagattcatgcttgtgtTAATGACTATGTGTTATTCCATGGAGAAGAGTATGAGAAGCTGAACGCATGTCCAAAATATGGGGAGAGTAGGTggaaagatacatatttagagTGTGTTGGTGATGGTACTGGTGGAGTAAAGAAGAAGCTCTTACCTCGTAAGATACTGAGGTATTTTCTACTTATTCCTCAACTGCAGAGATTATATATGAACGAGACCACATCGGCGcatatgcgttggcacaaggaaTAATTGGTTGAAGATGAGAAAGTGCGGCACCTAGCTAACCCAAAGGCATAGAGGCACGTAGATGCCAAGTATAGtgcatttgcaagtgatccaCGTAATGTTAGGGTGAGACTTGCATCggatggcttcaatccatttgggatgttgaatgtgACTTACACTACATGACCAGTGATCCTAATTCCTTATAacttgcctccttggttgtgcttcaAAAAATCCTATTGGATGATGTTGATGCTAATTCTTGGGCCTAAATCTCCAGGAATtaacattgatgtatatttgcagcATCTGATCGATGAGCTTAAAGAGCTATGGGACAATGGAGTTTATACTTgggatgaggaaaaaaaaggaaaattttaatCTGTGTGCaatgctactttggacaattaatgattttCCTGCATATGCAATGTTGTCcggttggagcacaaaaggcaggtttgcttgtccttattgtcacaaggatactgattacttgtggttaaaatatggttcaaagcattgctacatgggccaTCGTTGTTTCTTGCCTACGAACCACAGGTGGCGGAGGAACAAGGTCAGCTTCAATAACAAGGTAGAAATGAGGGAGACTCCAGTGCCCCTCAGTGGTGCACAAGTAGTGGAGCAGTACAAGAGTTTCGAGCAAGTCACTTTTGTAGCGACTactttgaggaagaggaagcagcgcgatgaagataatagatggcacaactggaggaagaagagtattttctttgaccttCCTTACTGGGACTATCTGCTTATACGCCATAATCTcgatgtgatgcatattgagaagaatatatgtgagagcttgCTAGGGACTATGCTTAATTTAGCTGGTAAAAGTAAGGACGGTGAGAAGGCTAGACTCGATAtgcaagaattgggtataaggTAGGATCAACAACTATTGTTCGACGATAAaggaaaatacactttgccacTAGTGTTGTACAAGTTAGGTGATGATTAGAAGGAAATTCTGTGCAATTTTCTTCAAGGTGTTAAGATGCCTAATGCTTGTGCCTCAAATATTAAGAGATATGTTGATGTCAATGGTTTTAAGATTGCTGGacttaaaagtcatgactaccatgttatattacaaaaacttttacccttggtggtgcgccaAATATTGCCTAAAGAAGTAGTGATCCCATTGATCGAGCTCAGCAGGTTTTTTTAGTTCGgtatgttcaaaggagcttgaggaaACTAAGATGAAAGAACTTACCAAATTGATTGGAGAGACCCTTTGTCGGCTTGAGATGATATTTCCTCCAGCAtttttttgatattatgatgcacttaccgGTTCATATTGCTTGGGAGGCTGAACTCAGGGGCCCTGTttcctatagatggatgtatccagtTGAGAGGTACCTACGTACCCTCAAAGGCTATGTGAGGAACAAAGCGTGCCCAGAGGGTTCAATAGTAGAGGGGTATATCTCGGAGGAGTGCCTTACATTCTGTTCTCGGTTCTTTGAAGGTGTTAGTACAAAACTGGATCAGCCAGAGCATCAAGAAAGGAGCACTGTTAGTGAACCACCTGCTAGTCTAATTGTATTTGCGAGCATGGACTTCACTAGAAAGAAAAGTAGTCATAGGCACAATATGGAGATACCTTCTCCTGATGACTTGCGCAGGATGAGGCACTACATAATATCCAATTGTGATGAGGCCACTCCATGGATAAAGTAAGCTACATATAATCCTATGTgtttttttatattgtgttcactGTCTAACTGACATAAGTTTATTGTTTCATCAGTGAGCACATGGACGAATTGAGGAACACCAACTCGCATAATGTTGATAGAAGGCACAAGGCTGAATTTGTACATGGTTCGAGCGTAAAGtgagtcatatatatttctgttCAATTTTATTCATCACACTTGAATATATATGTTTGTAACATATTTTCCAAATATTTTTGAGTGTAGATCAGGAACCTAGATGCAGAGGGAAAAATAGATGAAATGATTTATTCTCTGTCTCGTGGTCCAGAACAAATAGTTAGTGTGAGGAACAGGTGTTCCATCAATCGGTTTTTCTTCCGGACATCagatgtagagaaaaatctatcaacacagAACAATGGTGTTGTCGTCAAGGGCAATGATGACATGGAATGGTATGGAGTGATTAAaaaatcatcatccttgattttcCTAACTAGCATAAAGTCACATTGTTCGAGtgtgactggtatgatgttCCTGCACCAACTAAGAGCAAATCCAGAGGGTACAGTAAAGATAAATTTGGGATTATCGATATTGATACCACTCAATTTCGCTACTCAGTTGATCCATACATCCTGTCAACACAAGCGGAGCAAGCGTGTTATGTGAAAGGTGGGAAgaaaggtactaaatggtgcagtgtcctcaaaatgaaacctaggaCGCTGTTTGCCATGCCAGAAGTAGAGGACAGTGTTGGTGATACCAATGTGGACTCAGTTATCATAGGAGTGGAACAAATTAATGTTGAGGACcagcaggaggctttgacaaactgGATTAGGCCAGACATGCAAGGGTTAACTAGTGATGCATCTGTACTTCAAAAGGTGGTGCCCATGCCTGAACCGGATCGTGCGGACATATCAGAAGACaaagatgattctgatgacacctacattggtgatggagttgttaCTCCAGTCAATATACCTGGAGACGAcgaagatattttctttgtgtaatttggagttgcaaagtttacttcgTGAACTAATGTGCATTTGATTTCTGGAAAACATTAAGATATTATATATACCATGAACGAtgaactttatcaaatgccATACCGGACGAGATAGAGCTCCCATACATAAAAATTACTTAATTCATACGAACTGCATCTAGTTTGATATAGTAGGTGCATGCCTCTCATGTTACCAAAATAAAGCAGAGGCATCCATTACTTGTACATCAACTAACATGTTACCAAAATAAATATGGTTCATGCCTCTCATGTtacaaaaataaagaagaggcaTCCACGACATGATCAACTAACATAACTCTTATAACTAAGAGTACTGATACTTCTACATCAACaaatactactccctcctcAACATTAGTCGTCCTTGCCTTCCACAGTGTAGAAATGGCCCTTCCGCAGCTTGCGCTTGATAGCAATGTGAACATCTTCTAACTCTCTCGCACCTGACATTTTAGAAGAGGGTTACTTAGCATGTGAAAAAGATAAACTGACTAGATGAACCAAAATAGTAAATAATAGAAACCAATTGATGATTAACTTAAAGGGTAGGAACATCACCTGCCTACCAGACAGCTCAGGTCCATCAGAGAGCTCATCATCGCTCCCCTGAGTGAGTATCATTGTACATGACATCTTTGGGAAAACGACCTCGTACGTATCTCCGGCGAGCTTCATTACAGGGAAAATAGGGTCACAAAACTAAATAAAGTGTAGCTCAGTTTTAATAGGATCATGACATGGCAACACATAGTGTTAGAACTTATTCAAAATAAAGAACACATACTGGTTTGAGACTTGCTGGCATGTCCAGCCAGTCATATTGGACATATGGCTCATCCTTGGAGGGAGAAGACTTGCTGTAGATG
Proteins encoded in this window:
- the LOC140222360 gene encoding uncharacterized protein yields the protein MSALFNFHSFVTVVLLLICTCTYLKMHFPSLLIRRTGFRGFFWKAARIGERLSPWVAIGCSVMGISILFW